In Actinomycetota bacterium, the DNA window TTCCGGGGATCCTGATGCCGCCGCTCGCGGCGGCCGTCTCCCCGTTCGTCCTGTCGGTCCTGAAGTACGCCTTCCTCGCGCTGGTGTACTTCTTCGTGTTCCGGGCCCTTCGAACGGTGGCCGTGGACGTGGCGGGACGGCGGAGCCGGGCCCCCGACACCCGGCCGTCCCGGCCCGTGGCGAGAGGAGCGACGCCCACCCGGGCCGGCAAGGGAAAGGCGCCCACCTCGGTGGTGGTCCGGGACGAGGCCGGCAAGAAGCTGGACTCGGTTCCGCTGGCCGGCGCCGTGCAGATCGGGCGGGCGGAGGCCTGCCACGTGCGGATCGAGGACCGCTACGCCTCCCAGTTCCACGCCCGGCTGTACTCCAAGAACGGGGCCTGGTACGTGGAAGACCTGGGGTCCACCAACGGGACCTACCTGAACCAGCAGCGGGTCAGCGGTTCGGCCCAGGTCCAGGCGGGGGATCATATCCGCATCGGGAAGACGACCCTGGAGTTGAAGCGATGACCGGATCCGGGGAGCCCCGAGCGGGGAGAGCGGGGGAGACGACCGCGTGAGAATCCGAGTCGGGGCCGCCACGGACGTCGGACGGGCCCGCGAGCGCAACGAGGACTCGCTGCTCGCGGCGCCGCCTTTGTACGCCGTGGCCGACGGCATGGGCGGGCACCGCGGCGGGAACGTCGCGTCGGCCCTGGCCCTCCAGGTCCTGTCGCGGGTCGGCGACGGCTCCTGGGACCGCCTGGCCGACCAGGTCAAGGAGGCCAACCGGGCCATCCTGGAACGCGCGCAGGGCGACCGCAGCCTGTCCGGGATGGGCACCACGCTCACCGCGGCGTTCATGGAGGGCGACGTCATCCACCTCGCACACGTGGGGGACTCCCGGGCCTACCTGCTGCGCGACGGTGAGCTCCACCGGCTGACCGAAGACCACACGCTGGTCCACCGGATGGCCATGGAGGGCAGGATCACCGAGGCGGAGGAGGAGACCCACCCGCAGCGGAGCATCCTGATCCGGGCC includes these proteins:
- a CDS encoding FHA domain-containing protein — encoded protein: MPPLAAAVSPFVLSVLKYAFLALVYFFVFRALRTVAVDVAGRRSRAPDTRPSRPVARGATPTRAGKGKAPTSVVVRDEAGKKLDSVPLAGAVQIGRAEACHVRIEDRYASQFHARLYSKNGAWYVEDLGSTNGTYLNQQRVSGSAQVQAGDHIRIGKTTLELKR